The region CGACGTAACTCTGGAAATCGGTCACGGTACTGTGCGGGTTCAGGCTCCGAAAGTAGACGACTGGCTGCAAAGGTTTGAACAGACCTGCCCGTTCCTCTTGCTGCCAAATCTCAAACTCATTGCGGATCCGAAGCTGCTCCAACCTGACACTATCCGGCCCAGCCTGCACGCGCCCACTCACCCAATCGGTGTTAATGTGCCCAGTATAGGTAACGGTTTTCGTACTGTCTGGCAAGTAGAGCACCACTAGCTGCGCCGGGGCACTGGCGGTGATATCGGTCTGCACCGTCGCCACGGTCGCACTGGAGACTTTCGCACCCGCTTTCCTGACCACTTCCTGCAGACGGTGGATATTCGAGTCCTTGTCTGCCAGCATTGACAGAAATTCCCTCCGCTCCAGCTCTAGTGCCTGGCGCTTGGCCACTTCAGCACCAGCTTTGTCTTTGTGGCGTTGTATCTCGGTGCTTAGCACCTTATAGACGGCCTTTTGGTTCTGCTCCATGGTCTTCTCAACAGAGCAGCGCGTTACCAGGCTGCTCAGGGCGATGATAAGGAGCACAAAAAGCAGCAACAATAATTTGCTGCCGCTTTGGATAAGGTTTTCAAGTTTTACTAATAGGTTCATATTAAAGCGTGGTTACAATGATGGTTGCTCCTGATCAGGAGAGGGCACTTTCCCGGTTTCCTTGTAATCGACCAGCTTTGATTTGAGCCAAACAGGTAGGTAACCCTTGCCGATCTTACTCAGGTTCTCTTCCACGGATATTGCTTCACAGACTAGCATATACACATAGAAGCCACCCTTCAGGAAAGGCACCAGCATGTGTACAACCTGGTTCGGAGAGCCATCGACTAAATGAGAGGCAATACCATGAATGATGATCAGCCCCACCGCATACTGCTGAAGCTTCTCAAACACCGATCGCATTTTGAAAGAGTGCAGCCGCTTGAGCTTCGCATTTACATACACACCAGTGAAAGTGTCTATCGTGACGAAAATCACCAGGAAAGGCACAAAGTCCCAGTCCGCGAAAACATACTTATTGAACCACTCGCCCGCCTCCTGGTAGATGGAGGCGAAAGCGATCAGGATAGTGAACAGGCGCATAGATTAACTGAAATATAGGTCAGACTCCGCTTTTCTTCTGCGCACTAGGCCCGGCAGCTCTTTCCCTCCCCCGTTCTTCCATTTGGCAAACTCGGCAGCAATGGTTTTGTCGGCTGGGTTAGCATTAACCTTCCGGAGCAGGGTGCTCTTTCTGAAGTTTGCCTCGCCGCAGTTAAACGTGAAGCTCACCAGCGCGCTGAACTGGTTCAGCGTGAGCGGGGCAGTTACGGCTCTTTTCACCTTCTCCTCAAAGCCTCGCAGCACAACTGCAAACAGTTCGTCTGCCCGCTCCTTCGTGATCTTTTCACCTCGCTTCACAGGAGCTCCGTTTTCATAATAGGTACAGCCATAGCCTATGGTCCAGACGCCGGCCGGGCACAGGTAGGCATTAAGCCGACAGCTCTCAAACTGGTGGATGAGCGCAAGGCCGAGCAGGTTGGTTTTCAGATGCTTGTTCATTGTTAGAAATTAATAGACCCACTTCGGGGCTTGTTTAACAGGTTTGAGGGGCTTGGCTTGCTTTTTCTTTTGGAGCATGGTTTGCTGAGGTTTTGGGCAAGGAAGAAAGTCTTTACTAGCACCGCACCCGCAGAGCAGTAGAAATCCGAGCAAAAGGACTGGTTTCATGGATTATCAAATGAATGCGAAAACTTTGGTGTCAGGCTTGTTGCGGAAAGTAGCGGGCACCACATGATCAGGCGTGTACAGCTCACTCTCGAAATAAGCTTTATAGTTGTCGGCAGAGGCGTTCTTGTTGAGGTACTGGCGCAGCTTGGAAAGGAAAGTCTGTCCATCAGTATAGGCCTGCTCTATTTTTTTGAGCAGCAGCTGGTCGTTATTGGCCATGGCTCCCTCGCTGGTATCATCTACCAGCATCTCCAGGTTCAGGCTGATCGTGTCTCCGGAAAACTTAAAGCTGCGCTCTGCGATGGCCTTGGCCGCGACCAGGTGCGCCACAGCTGGGCGTATGAACTTAGAAAGCAGCAGCTTATTCTCGTCGCTCACATTCCCTTCCTTAATCTGGGCTTTGATTTCCTCGTAAAGCGCCTCGCCAATCACTGACTCCACGGCGAATGGCTCCACCTTTTTGATGATAGACTGAAGTGACAGATAGGTCATGCGGGAGTCGCTGATATCGTACTCCTGGCTGTATTCTCGGGCTGAATTGATGAAGAATTGGCGAGTGACAACTACGGCGGAATTTATGCCCCAATCGGTGAAATTTTCTGCCTTTTCATGCTCTTCCAGAAATTCAAGCACCGACTCGAGGCCATTATAGCCTTTGGTGAGCAGATTGAGTTTCAGGCTGCGGATCTGGAACCGGTAAGCTGCCTTGTCCGATCGCGTGATGCCGCCATCGGAAATCAGCACCTGGTTGATATCCATGTAGCTGACCATGGCCAAGTTGCCCAGCGCATACTGCACCAGGTAGAGCAGCTCCTTTTGCTTATCATCCAGCGTGTCATCCTGGTATCCCGCATGCAGCTTCGCATATAGCGTTGCCCCCAGCAGCTTTTTGATTTGGTCGCGCTCCACTAGCAGGATATCAGGCAGCACGTTCTCTAGGCTGAAAGTCGCCCTGTTCACCCGGACGATTTTCTGAAACTCTTCTTTGGTTTTAAATAGGGCCATTATTGCCGGTTGTTTGTTTTGAATCCGATAGGAAGCCGTTCAGAAGATTTCGCCACCATGGCCAGCGGGAAGCGGCTGAAGTGCGCTTGGTGGTTTTTATCCAGCCACACGCATTCTACCTGTGCAGGCTTGAGCAAATCTGGGTGCGCCGGACCTGGCACCCTGGCCACAGTCATGCTGCAGCTTGGGCTTGACTTGAGGTGCACTGTGTCACCCACTTTAAAGGCGGTTTTCATGGCTTAGGAAGTTTCCTGCTGCACCTGCTTGCCTTTGTCAAGCGTCATGATGAGCGGGTTCTGGAACCTGAACTGGAGCTCCGGATCCCAGCCGTTGTAATCCCTGATCAGGTTAAGCGGCTCCAGCACCAGGTCTTGCTCAAAGCGTGAGGTCGAAACGAAGTTGTTAAAGGCAACGCGGGCATCAGAACCAGAGCCTGCACCCATACCTTTGCCTGGACTTACGCCACGTAAAGTCGGTGCTACACCCACGGCAGTATAGATGTAGGAAGCAGCCTCTTGCGAGTCCTCGATATAGATTCCGTCTTTAAGCTTGTCATCGATGGCCGTCACCTTGAAAGCCGCGATATCCTCGCCCGTGTGTGGGTTGCGCACCGTAGTGGCTATAATAGACTTTCCAGCTCCATCGGTACCCGTCATCACGGCGTTGAATGTATCCAGCTCCTCAGCGATGATCTTCTGCCGCTCGTCCACTTTCTTAGAGTCCCAGTCGCCGTATTTCCACGTCCAGTAAGCATGGTGCACCTCAATGAGGTATTTCACCGACAGCTGGTTTTTGAAGAGTTGCTTTTTGAATTCGGGGATAGCCTTAGCCACATCAAGCCAGCCAGTCCGGCGCACAGCATTCCAACTGGCCAGTTGGTACTCGGCTTTACCAGGAGAGGGCACGTTAATCGGATAGATAAACTTGAAATCCTTTGTATTGGCCCGGAGCGCCTCCACCGGATCAAAGTAAGGATCTATTACTGGTACCTTGGTGGTGTATTCGTCTGTGATGTTGGCCCCATTGTCCCAGTTGGCATTGATGTAACAGAAGTTAATCACGCCATCCGTTTTGGGCTTGGAGAAACGGCAGAAAACAGCGTCCTGCGCCGTCAGCATCACAATCTTCTTTCTGTTTTTGGATAGGATGAACTCTGGGAAAGCGTTAGCAAAAAAGGAGATATCCGTTAGCGCCTCCAATGCATAACGGTTAATATTGGAGCGTTTCAGAAAAGCCTCCACCTCAGGGTCTTTCTTCCGGATGAATATCTCGTTGCCCTTTTCGTCTAGCTGCACATGGCCATATACCACACCCGAGCCGTACCAGGCCTTTGCTTTCCAGCTCAGTGTGTCGGAGAGAACTTCGTTGCCCTCCACATCTTTCATCACATTCTGCGGAAACAGGTTGTCATCGCCCCACATAGCGATTTCGTCACCCATGGCCTTTACTACCGGCGTAGTGGCTACCGCACCAGGAGTATCGCCACCTTTGCCAGCTATAACTGTGCTGGCGGAGGCCAGCGGCATGTTCAATTTGATAATGGCACCAGCTCCGGCGCTGGTATAGGCGAAATTGCCGTCCTTGCTTACAACTATGCTCATCAGATAATGACTTCCATTCCGTTGACTTCCTTGATGAGCCAAATGCTGCACTTACGGATCTGGCCGCTGGGTACCACCTTTAGGTTGCGAGTGTAGTTCTCGTAGTGGTGCGGCTGTTTTGGAGTGGCTGAGGGGGGAGTCTGCTGCAAAGCCGTCGACACGGATGCTGTCGACTTCTTCTTACTTTTCGGCTGGTCACCGGTCATGTAGCACTTGTCTAGCTTGACCCAGTAGCCGCCTGTTCCTCTTTTCCTGTCACACGCAGCAAAGCGTATAGAGAAAGGCTCTGTGGCGTTCTCCATCAACTCTAAAGCATCCTTCAACCTGATTATGCGCTTGCTCATCTGAAGCGAATTTCATCAGGTATAGGGGCTTAAAAAAAGACAGGAAAACAGAGGGAATCAGGTATATTTGAAAAAAATCAATCTGAACTACTTTAGATGGAAGAAAAAAAATATCAAGTACCGCAGGGTACAACTGGAGATATGGTACACACTGTTGTTAAGGCAGGAATCTCAGCCGTGCCATTTGTTGGAGGGTCAATGAATGAGATTTTCAACGCAATAGTTAAGTCCCCTATTGAGAAAAGAAAACAAGAGTGGGTGGAAAGCATCACTGCTGGGCTGATTGAGCTTGAGAAGAAGGTAGAAAGCTTCTCAATAGATGAGCTTAAGAATAATGAAGTCTTCATTAGCGTTTTGTTAGAAGCGAGCCAAATCGCTATAAAAAACCACCAAAAAGAAAAATTGAATGCTCTGAAGAATGGTGTCTTAAATTCTGCTACAACTTCTACTGCCAGTGGTTTTGAAAAAGATATGGAGGAGCGCAGAAAAATTCAGTTTCTCTACCTTATTGATCGGATGTTCCCGGAGCACATAGAAATACTGAAGTACTTCTCGAAAAAAATGGGCGGTGGCACAATGTGGAGAGATTTACACCCTAGCAAGTATTTCGATGACTTCTTTATGGTTCATAAAAATAAGGTGCTTGATACTGCGGTGCAAAGGTTCACTCCTGTGATCTATGAACTAGTAGACATGAAGCTTCTTATGATTAAGAAGAGTACCAGCGCCTCTTCCCATGACGATTTGGTAGAAGAAGAAGTGCATTCTATGTATACAGTATCTAAGTATGGTCAAAGCTTCCTGGAGTTTATTGAAGTAAATTAACATTATGAAAGCTGAAGGTTTCGTAAACTAGCCTCGGTTAAACCCAGTCTCAAAAATTTTTCTTAAAAACAGCGTTTCCAGCTGGTACGCTGGTTTTTTTGTACCTCGCCTATACTTTAAAATCTCAAAATCACACTGCTCTCCCCGACGGCGCACTGATGCTCCGGCGCAATTTCACAGACCGACCTCGGCGATATATGAATGGCCTCCGACAAAAAGAAAACCGCAACCAAGATGGCTGCGGCTTTCGGGTTGGCTAAAAGTTGTGGTCGCTACGCTGAGAGCAGCATGAAGTCTGAGAAGTCCATCAGTGGATTGATGATGTGCTTGTCGATGGATAGGAAGTGAAGGTCCACAGTGTCGGTGAAGTGAGTCGCCTCTTGGCCAGGCACAGTGAGTTTCTTTTCGCTGCTCTTGTCTTTCTGTATCTCACCACCACGGCCCTGCTTCACTGGAGCCAGGCTCATCGCCGTGAGGATATCCTTACAATTGTCTTTGTTGAAGCGGATGGCTGGCAGCCGTGGGTCTGTCTCACCCAGCAGCTCATGTGCCAGGTGGTACTTGACCTGGTGCACAGGCACACGTCCCATGTTCACTATCCTTACAGTCCAGCCCGCTTTCCTTAAGCGCTCAGCAAACTGCTCGTTATAGGTCATGTCTGAGTCAGGGCGGCGTGCATTACCCCATTCAGCATCTTGTATAAAGACAAACTCTTTCTTCAGGTGGTAAGCGTAATACTCAATGAACTGATCAGCTAAGTCATTGATCAACTTCGGGTGCTTTACATACATGCCTTTCAGGAATCTATACTCACCCGGATGCTGCTGCGCCAGGGAAAGCACTGATATCTTGGATCCCCAATCGACAGCACCCCTGATTGGCATCGTGCTTACGCAGTCGCTATCCATCCTGGAGTCTATCGTCGAGAGTTTCTTCAGGTTGAATTCCAGCCCCAGAATGTAATCGTTGTTATTGGCATCTACTGCATGGCGCTTACTGAGCATCGGATAGAAGCCCTCCTCTACAGTGCCAGGCCTGCGGTTAAGCACCTCGGTCAAGAACACGAAATCGGTCAGCTGCAGCCGCTGATCCTCCAGGTATTTCAGTCCCAGGTTAACGATATTATCAAAGGCGTTAGCCTCCGAATACAGCAGGCCTTTTTCGTCTGGAGCAAAGCGGATCAGTTTACTGATCTCCTGCATATCTGCCCAGGCACGCTTTCTGAAGTCACGGTCGCGGCTGTCGATAAACTTGAGCTGCAAATCCGTGATTTCTTTCTGGAGTGAGAGCAGGTCGTATTTATCCAGGACATAGTTGCCAGCCTCCACTAGCCAGCGTCCCTGGTCGCCGTAAGGCATAGAGCTGAAGTGGAAAACCCCATGATGCAGAGGGTTCTTCCCAAAATAGCGCCTGTTACCACGGTTACCC is a window of Pontibacter kalidii DNA encoding:
- a CDS encoding DUF6549 family protein, translating into MNLLVKLENLIQSGSKLLLLLFVLLIIALSSLVTRCSVEKTMEQNQKAVYKVLSTEIQRHKDKAGAEVAKRQALELERREFLSMLADKDSNIHRLQEVVRKAGAKVSSATVATVQTDITASAPAQLVVLYLPDSTKTVTYTGHINTDWVSGRVQAGPDSVRLEQLRIRNEFEIWQQEERAGLFKPLQPVVYFRSLNPHSTVTDFQSYVVKPKAQPKVVRILKGIVLGLAVYGAVDLALK
- a CDS encoding phage holin family protein; its protein translation is MRLFTILIAFASIYQEAGEWFNKYVFADWDFVPFLVIFVTIDTFTGVYVNAKLKRLHSFKMRSVFEKLQQYAVGLIIIHGIASHLVDGSPNQVVHMLVPFLKGGFYVYMLVCEAISVEENLSKIGKGYLPVWLKSKLVDYKETGKVPSPDQEQPSL
- a CDS encoding lysozyme, translated to MNKHLKTNLLGLALIHQFESCRLNAYLCPAGVWTIGYGCTYYENGAPVKRGEKITKERADELFAVVLRGFEEKVKRAVTAPLTLNQFSALVSFTFNCGEANFRKSTLLRKVNANPADKTIAAEFAKWKNGGGKELPGLVRRRKAESDLYFS
- a CDS encoding DUF6712 family protein; amino-acid sequence: MALFKTKEEFQKIVRVNRATFSLENVLPDILLVERDQIKKLLGATLYAKLHAGYQDDTLDDKQKELLYLVQYALGNLAMVSYMDINQVLISDGGITRSDKAAYRFQIRSLKLNLLTKGYNGLESVLEFLEEHEKAENFTDWGINSAVVVTRQFFINSAREYSQEYDISDSRMTYLSLQSIIKKVEPFAVESVIGEALYEEIKAQIKEGNVSDENKLLLSKFIRPAVAHLVAAKAIAERSFKFSGDTISLNLEMLVDDTSEGAMANNDQLLLKKIEQAYTDGQTFLSKLRQYLNKNASADNYKAYFESELYTPDHVVPATFRNKPDTKVFAFI